A stretch of Hippoglossus hippoglossus isolate fHipHip1 chromosome 20, fHipHip1.pri, whole genome shotgun sequence DNA encodes these proteins:
- the rnf32 gene encoding RING finger protein 32 isoform X2 yields MAMRKGLKSKGSNKLVITSVAFQDHITRSLLQSDFSLSDPLLRCRRKPATNPHARGKVEGLQRPGDWRDEREYVLDPAPPALSLAERLMEDEWMQVKARSVHQGESAQPCAICREEFRLQPQVLLSCSHVFHRACLQAFERFSGMKRCPMCRRRQYETRVIHDAAQLFRHQSATRIQACWRGYVARKWYKHMRKTICPKDRRLRRKFFEAKLQELNDSFVRYCHTDTEAFLSDIDRSLSSSRRVFQQLERKSVSEPQDNDWDRIQSQVIQRDVWDCPICLTALCSLNLPTQAATSNHQQPRRTVLLSCSHIFHQLCLEAFESFTANSRPSCPLCRSVYHKRLI; encoded by the exons ATGGCGATGCGGAAG GGCTTGAAGTCTAAAGGAAGCAACAAGCTGGTGATCACCTCCGTTGCCTTTCAAGACCACATCACGCGGAGCCTGCTGCAGTCAGActtctcactttctgaccctTTGCTGAGATGCAGAAGAAAACCGGCCACAAACCCACATGCAAGAGGAAAAGTGGAAGGTTTGCAGAGGCCGGGTGACTGGCGAGACGAGAGAGAATATGTTCTGGATCCGGCTCCTCCTGCTTTATCATTAG CAGAGAGGCTGATGGAGGACGAATGGATGCAGGTCAAGGCGAGGTCCGTTCACCAGGGGGAATCCGCTCAGCCCTGTGCGATATGCAGGGAGGAGTTCCGCCTGCAGCCTCAG GTGCTGCTGTCTTGCTCTCATGTTTTCCACAGAGCATGTCTACAGGCCTTTGAGAGGTTTTCTGGGATGAAGCGCTGCCCTATGTGCAGGAGGAGGCAGTATGAAACACGCGTGATACACGATGCAGCTCAGCTCTTCAGACACCAGAGTGCTACCAG aaTTCAAGCATGCTGGCGAGGCTACGTCGCTCGAAAGTGGTACAAGCATATGAGGAAAACAATCTGCCCAAAAGACAGACGGCTGCGACGCAAATTCTTTGAGGCAAAG TTGCAGGAGTTGAATGACAGCTTTGTCCGATACTGTCACACCGACACGGAGGCTTTTCTGAGTGATATCGACCGCTCCCTGTCATCAAGCAGGCGAGTGTTCCAGCAGTTGGAGAGAAAGAGCGTCTCCGAACCACAGGACAACGACTGGGACCGAATACAGAGCCAG GTTATCCAGAGGGATGTGTGGGACTGTCCCATCTGCCTGACTGCACTGTGCAGCCTGAACCTCCCAACACAAGCTGCTACTTCCAACCATCAACAACCCCGACGAACCGTGCTCCTGTCCTGTTCCCACATCTTCCACCAGCTTTGTTTAGAGGCCTTCGAGTCGTTTACAGCCAACAGCAGACCTTCATGTCCCCTGTGCAGATCTGTCTACCACAAAAGACTCATCTAA
- the rnf32 gene encoding RING finger protein 32 isoform X1 — protein sequence MAMRKGLKSKGSNKLVITSVAFQDHITRSLLQSDFSLSDPLLRCRRKPATNPHARGKVEGLQRPGDWRDEREYVLDPAPPALSLAQKMGLVASPAERLMEDEWMQVKARSVHQGESAQPCAICREEFRLQPQVLLSCSHVFHRACLQAFERFSGMKRCPMCRRRQYETRVIHDAAQLFRHQSATRIQACWRGYVARKWYKHMRKTICPKDRRLRRKFFEAKLQELNDSFVRYCHTDTEAFLSDIDRSLSSSRRVFQQLERKSVSEPQDNDWDRIQSQVIQRDVWDCPICLTALCSLNLPTQAATSNHQQPRRTVLLSCSHIFHQLCLEAFESFTANSRPSCPLCRSVYHKRLI from the exons ATGGCGATGCGGAAG GGCTTGAAGTCTAAAGGAAGCAACAAGCTGGTGATCACCTCCGTTGCCTTTCAAGACCACATCACGCGGAGCCTGCTGCAGTCAGActtctcactttctgaccctTTGCTGAGATGCAGAAGAAAACCGGCCACAAACCCACATGCAAGAGGAAAAGTGGAAGGTTTGCAGAGGCCGGGTGACTGGCGAGACGAGAGAGAATATGTTCTGGATCCGGCTCCTCCTGCTTTATCATTAG CTCAGAAGATGGGTTTGGTGGCTTCCCCAGCAGAGAGGCTGATGGAGGACGAATGGATGCAGGTCAAGGCGAGGTCCGTTCACCAGGGGGAATCCGCTCAGCCCTGTGCGATATGCAGGGAGGAGTTCCGCCTGCAGCCTCAG GTGCTGCTGTCTTGCTCTCATGTTTTCCACAGAGCATGTCTACAGGCCTTTGAGAGGTTTTCTGGGATGAAGCGCTGCCCTATGTGCAGGAGGAGGCAGTATGAAACACGCGTGATACACGATGCAGCTCAGCTCTTCAGACACCAGAGTGCTACCAG aaTTCAAGCATGCTGGCGAGGCTACGTCGCTCGAAAGTGGTACAAGCATATGAGGAAAACAATCTGCCCAAAAGACAGACGGCTGCGACGCAAATTCTTTGAGGCAAAG TTGCAGGAGTTGAATGACAGCTTTGTCCGATACTGTCACACCGACACGGAGGCTTTTCTGAGTGATATCGACCGCTCCCTGTCATCAAGCAGGCGAGTGTTCCAGCAGTTGGAGAGAAAGAGCGTCTCCGAACCACAGGACAACGACTGGGACCGAATACAGAGCCAG GTTATCCAGAGGGATGTGTGGGACTGTCCCATCTGCCTGACTGCACTGTGCAGCCTGAACCTCCCAACACAAGCTGCTACTTCCAACCATCAACAACCCCGACGAACCGTGCTCCTGTCCTGTTCCCACATCTTCCACCAGCTTTGTTTAGAGGCCTTCGAGTCGTTTACAGCCAACAGCAGACCTTCATGTCCCCTGTGCAGATCTGTCTACCACAAAAGACTCATCTAA